From Actinomycetota bacterium, a single genomic window includes:
- a CDS encoding glycoside hydrolase family 76 protein, with translation MARHTCSTAPAAEVALRLALMENARAPAGAAGPGGYRVFAEAAMAFLVRELRRPDSLFADHIKDDGSIEPTVWSYNQGTTVGAWALWHRLTGEHEPLELARDTASAAITYFGQEDRLWQQPPVFNAVFMRNLLLLDEVSPFPAGGAMLAAYLDGAWSESRDPHTGWFTGGGIGRYGRGGSIDLAAFAQLYARAARHGL, from the coding sequence CTGGCGCGCCACACCTGTTCGACCGCGCCGGCGGCCGAGGTCGCGCTGCGCCTGGCTCTCATGGAGAATGCCCGGGCGCCTGCAGGAGCCGCAGGCCCGGGTGGCTACCGTGTCTTCGCCGAGGCGGCCATGGCCTTCCTCGTGCGCGAGCTGCGAAGGCCCGACAGCCTCTTCGCCGACCACATCAAGGATGACGGCTCCATCGAGCCCACCGTCTGGTCTTACAACCAGGGCACCACCGTGGGCGCATGGGCGCTGTGGCACCGCCTGACTGGTGAACACGAACCGCTCGAGCTCGCGCGTGATACGGCGTCCGCCGCGATCACCTACTTCGGGCAGGAAGACCGCCTGTGGCAGCAGCCACCGGTCTTCAACGCGGTCTTCATGCGTAATCTGCTGCTCCTCGACGAGGTTTCGCCCTTCCCCGCGGGGGGTGCTATGCTCGCAGCCTACCTCGACGGCGCCTGGAGCGAATCCCGTGATCCCCATACGGGCTGGTTCACAGGCGGCGGCATCGGCCGCTACGGCCGTGGCGGGTCCATCGACCTGGCGGCTTTCGCGCAGCTCTATGCGCGCGCCGCCCGCCATGGGCTCTGA
- a CDS encoding hemolysin III family protein, whose translation MKRTKLADREMPGYSRGEELTHMITHIVGAALGAVALIWCLVLADTAVEIVTSLVYSLTMILLYTTSSIYHGLTHPMAKRAFQVLDHCTIYLFIAGTYTIFVLCSLRYENAALAWVLFAIEWVTAAVAVTLTAIDIKKYQYFSFVCYIVMGWSVLIAIPPTIRALGVAGSVLLLAGGIAYTIGSALYVVGKKKKYAHAVFHVFILLGTLLQFLSVVFFVL comes from the coding sequence ATGAAGAGGACGAAGCTCGCCGACCGGGAGATGCCCGGCTACTCGCGGGGTGAAGAGCTCACCCATATGATCACCCACATCGTCGGGGCGGCGCTGGGCGCGGTCGCCCTCATCTGGTGCCTGGTCCTGGCGGACACCGCGGTGGAGATAGTCACCTCCCTGGTCTACTCACTGACCATGATCCTGCTCTACACGACCTCCAGCATCTATCACGGGCTCACGCACCCCATGGCCAAGCGGGCCTTCCAGGTCCTGGACCACTGCACCATCTACCTCTTCATCGCCGGCACCTACACCATCTTCGTGCTCTGCTCGTTGAGGTACGAGAATGCGGCCCTGGCCTGGGTGCTCTTCGCCATCGAGTGGGTAACGGCAGCGGTGGCAGTGACCCTCACCGCCATCGACATCAAGAAATATCAATACTTCTCGTTCGTGTGCTACATAGTCATGGGATGGTCCGTGCTCATCGCCATCCCGCCCACCATCCGCGCGCTCGGTGTGGCCGGCTCAGTGCTGCTCCTGGCTGGGGGCATAGCCTATACCATCGGCTCGGCCCTCTACGTGGTCGGCAAGAAGAAGAAATACGCCCATGCCGTCTTCCATGTCTTTATCCTGCTGGGCACCCTGCTGCAGTTCCTTAGCGTGGTCTTCTTCGTGCTGTAA